The Henckelia pumila isolate YLH828 chromosome 2, ASM3356847v2, whole genome shotgun sequence genome includes a window with the following:
- the LOC140883642 gene encoding putative pentatricopeptide repeat-containing protein At3g11460, mitochondrial: MSKKSFPLSAEVAFFLQTKKTAAGIDSKWNTQLRELSKQGLYSQALFLYGQMLRSGATPNAFTFPFVLKSSAALSLKLSGTQIHCHIVKSGCLSEPFIQTALISMYCGFSLVDHAYNVFDEIPEATRLTVCYNALISGYVRNTRLSNGLLFLSEMRMKGVQLNAVTILGLVPGCMVSTHLDLGMSLHCLALKSGLGGDFSVGNCFLSMYVRCGSVQMARKLFDEIPEKGLITWNAMISGYSQNGHGMEVLDLYQDMQTSGTFPDEVTLVGVLSSCANLGAQRIGRDLEKKIDNLGYGSNTFLKNALINMYARCGNLSKARTLFDAIPEKSLVSWTAIIGGYGMHGQGKVSVELFDQMIETGIEPDKAVFVSILTACSHAGLTEKGLDYFSSMEKNYNLKPSTEHYSCVVDLLGRAGQLSKARDIIESMPMNPDGPVWGALLGACKIHKNVELAKLAFDKVVHLEPTNIGYYVLLSNIYAEANDMEGISRIRVMMRERGIRKDPGYSYIEREGKVHLFMAGDKSHPQEKDIYNMLRKLEELVEPNNDRAVSSSTSVHSERLAIAFALLNSTEEGICVIKNLRICENCHVFVKSVSKFVNFEFIVRDATRFHHFMDGSCSCNDFW; encoded by the coding sequence ATGAGCAAGAAAAGCTTCCCACTATCCGCAGAGGTAGCGTTCTTCCTTCAAACCAAGAAAACGGCCGCCGGCATCGATTCAAAATGGAACACACAGCTGAGAGAGCTCTCAAAACAGGGCCTGTACAGCCAGGCCCTGTTTCTGTACGGCCAAATGTTGCGATCTGGTGCCACCCCCAATGCCTTCACATTTCCCTTTGTTCTCAAGTCCTCGGCCGCCCTGTCTCTCAAACTTTCCGGCACCCAGATTCACTGTCACATTGTCAAGTCCGGCTGTCTCTCCGAACCCTTCATTCAGACGGCATTAATTTCTATGTACTGTGGGTTTTCATTGGTTGACCATGCATACAATGTGTTTGACGAAATTCCTGAAGCGACAAGATTAACTGTCTGCTACAACGCCTTGATATCTGGGTATGTGCGGAATACGAGATTGTCAAATGGGCTGCTTTTTCTAAGCGAAATGAGGATGAAAGGGGTGCAGCTCAATGCCGTAACAATTTTGGGATTGGTTCCGGGGTGTATGGTTTCAACACACTTGGATTTGGGAATGTCGTTGCATTGCCTGGCTTTGAAATCGGGTTTGGGTGGTGATTTTTCCGTGGGTAATTGCTTTTTGTCCATGTATGTTCGTTGTGGGTCAGTTCAGATGGCAAGAAAGTTGTTTGACGAGATACCTGAAAAGGGTTTGATCACTTGGAATGCCATGATATCGGGGTATTCACAAAACGGGCATGGAATGGAGGTTTTGGATCTTTACCAGGATATGCAGACATCCGGAACATTCCCCGACGAGGTGACATTGGTTGGTGTTTTATCGTCGTGCGCTAACCTCGGTGCACAGAGAATCGGCCGTGATTTGGAAAAGAAGATAGATAATCTCGGATATGGATCAAATACCTTCTTAAAGAATGCATTGATTAATATGTATGCTAGATGTGGTAATTTGTCAAAAGCTAGAACTTTATTTGATGCTATACCGGAGAAGAGTTTAGTCTCATGGACTGCAATTATTGGCGGTTATGGTATGCATGGGCAAGGAAAGGTTTCTGTGGAGCTCTTTGATCAGATGATTGAAACCGGCATTGAACCAGATAAGGCAGTTTTTGTTAGTATCCTGACTGCATGCAGTCATGCAGGACTAACAGAGAAGGGATTGGATTATTTTTCTTCAATGGAGAAGAATTACAATCTGAAGCCCAGCACAGAACACTACTCTTGTGTTGTAGATCTCCTGGGGCGAGCAGGACAGTTGTCGAAAGCTCGTGACATTATTGAGTCGATGCCAATGAACCCGGATGGTCCTGTGTGGGGAGCCCTTTTGGGTGCTTGCAAGATTCATAAAAATGTTGAGTTAGCAAAGTTGGCTTTTGACAAGGTTGTTCATCTTGAACCTACAAATATAGGTTATTATGTATTATTATCTAATATATACGCAGAAGCAAATGACATGGAAGGAATTTCGAGGATTCGGGTAATGATGCGTGAACGAGGGATCAGAAAAGATCCGGGTTATAGCTATATCGAACGAGAAGGAAAAGTTCACCTATTCATGGCTGGAGATAAAAGTCACCCCCAGGAAAAAGACATATATAATATGTTGAGAAAGTTGGAGGAATTGGTCGAACCGAACAACGACCGAGCAGTCTCGAGTAGCACGTCTGTGCATAGTGAAAGGCTGGCAATTGCATTTGCATTATTGAATAGCACAGAGGAGGGGATTTGTGTTATAAAAAACTTGAGGATTTGTGAAAATTGTCATGTATTTGTAAAATCAGTGAGCAAGTTtgtaaattttgagtttatagttagAGATGCTACACGTTTTCACCATTTTATGGATGGTTCATGTTCTTGTAATGACTTTTGGTGA
- the LOC140885379 gene encoding large ribosomal subunit protein bL31c-like — protein MDALLIQMRTGIISSKPGIMLAGSGQFSSIIQGKGMTCGVAVGKKDIHLQFQEHSKVYCNGELVMTTGGTKKEYVVDVWSGNHLFYLGSRAQLLIDADQVKKFRKKFSGLSQIMEIPVLKGEIILPPKNKSGKGKRKYPP, from the exons ATGGATGCCCTTCTTATTCAG ATGCGCACTGGTATAATCTCTTCGAAACCTGGTATAATGCTTGCTGGATCAGGCCAGTTTTCGTCAATCATACAAGGAAAAG GAATGACATGCGGTGTAGCTGTAGGAAAAAAGGATATCCACCTGCAATTTCAAGAACATTCGAAGGTGTACTGTAATGGTGAGCTGGTGATGACTACCGGTGGAACCAAGAAAGAATATGTGGTTGATGTGTGGTCTGGGAACCACCTCTTTTATCTAGGAAGCCGAGCACAACTTCTTATTGATGCTGATCAGGTTAAAAAATTCCGAAAGAAATTTAGTGGGCTGTCGCAAATTATGGAGATTCCTGTGCTCAAGGGAGAGATTATCCTTCCTCCTAAGAATAAGTCTGGAAAAGGCAAAAGAAAGTATCCCCCATAG